A part of Cottoperca gobio chromosome 4, fCotGob3.1, whole genome shotgun sequence genomic DNA contains:
- the nwd1 gene encoding NACHT domain- and WD repeat-containing protein 1 → MAERPAAAAAAAAAGGGDVSLQDVLRGRTDGAQRTRSSSNMIRVFISSTFTDMSSERKALLEKAYPEVLAFCRSLGLVFEVVDLRWGIRSVTSGDHEACEISLQEIESCQRISAGPAFIAMLGNRYGYRTLPRLVPEKQFEVLLSKLYKNPEGATQLNQWFLKDNNAVPPIYVLQPITTHFPHYSDLRPESGPQRDNNLLSWRFTETQLLQLLRSAATDAEAAGDITAEQKQHFFTSVTEQEFEQGLWKDSSEPSALLFVREIPHQRVKDGPKRLAKYMNLTADGLLDAEAQGLLTGLKSRLYATLQQILNLNCVELSKGSINPKRKEHAQYLDIVCEQFVSQMKARIGVVVNSPMERRQKKIWGSINEEKEEISDCVVEEVGRHVAMSTELCRGLYCREGLLGKLCCAIWESTNVQHGPLVVHGAAGMGKTTLLCKVAQEMRSFLDDEAVVVIRLLSAHHPQRPNIDNVLRSTCLQICLACGLVPPSPLTSNTHLELLRFFSNVLTEVSQQGNTLLIILDALDQLSDQHHAHKLRWMPDILPPNVYLVVSMNTNSEAFANMRLKLKSLGNVFEVECLSRDEGKQMIESYLRESKRTLTPEQSDAMLQSFELTGCPLHLKLILSAAKRWTSFTPPTAIQLGTNTQEVMSQLFLMLEEKHGKELVGGALGYIALAREGMLEAELRDVMSLDNDIISEVYRHSLPPTPSLIRLPPLLWARLRRDLEDHLEERWMGGIAAIAFNNRRLCEAVLTRYLTSERRGRNLRILAEYFLGRWSGKLKPVALPGLSLLLSDRKVPPQPLWFAPGLANVRKLQELPYHLLHAGLWDELRQEVIGSAEWLYCKSRLCGVSSVIQDLDQCSQYMDCTETRLLRDTLLLIKASLDFLEGHVDMSLFYTELLARLCSLATSFPSVIGRLCSQCEEWLLTCPEPILLPKCSFLQQPGGALQHTLTGLQGGVLCVDISVEAELLVAGSDGGLVVIWSLADQQFIHSLLGHTGAVLSVKVVDSPAHCLSLAADGSLRRWSLVDGQQLLCIQEAVPVDSAPSSVHLHLSEQLIFVYTRTQMKVWKLDGAELLSSSSSSDDDGSVILGVLGESVVSLCSSGLIRTSHPVNGTQTVKTRLDKSKRSLTLVNSVKLPKRGKVFVVSEEGFLYQISRTGTHTAVTFPLVPSLLSVTEDEKILIAGRDRTLSLFNIDRDSVDGFLDLQHDDSVLSACVSSDCRLLVSGAADQLIRIWSMTTGALLDTLSGSDSPVTSVVLYHDSVISASTAAASVNLWSLKYDTLHKPTAHVPAGCAHVAVTKEADRVFYVRQQSQTEVISWNNNTGSLSERLAVSAEVCCLELAQHKRLLFCGLSTGTVLIYPLALTQETLCIPPPESLSRVLCLAVSSQEKHMAVAYEDSVCLFEITTRDSFPTVEGPLEGFPLSLLHAPLSSMALLSDCRLLYGTSCGEVKLYDFSSGSSSSLEPHRSRVTCVTASNWGTHALVGSEDTVQRLWALSPLVLDHTMEYRGFFFEGILSAAFSDSDQFVFTGSQDRTVKVWDVVTGNLLYVQYVYSPVVKMVTFRNGFVALSQQGSVIREVFHCPEHISPDYNPLRNVKAQYRVSSRDKKNCDGQQSPGSDLQDYNPAQLNLNLMSMLRAKPSSTCLIL, encoded by the exons atgGCGGAgcgtccagcagcagcagcagcagcagcagcagctggaggaggcgaTGTCAGCCTGCAGGACGTCCTGAGAGGACGGACGGATGGAGCTCAGAGGACAAGGAGCAGCTCCAACATGATCCGAGTGTTCATCAGCTCCACATTTACAG ATATGAGCAGCGAAAGGAAAGCCCTGCTGGAGAAAGCTTACCCAGAAGTCCTTGCTTTCTGTCGCAGTCTGGGGCTGGTGTTTGAG GTGGTGGATCTGCGTTGGGGGATTCGAAGCGTCACGTCCGGAGACCACGAGGCCTGCGAGATCTCCCTGCAGGAGATCGAGAGCTGTCAGAGGATTTCAGCAGGTCCAGCTTTCATC GCTATGTTGGGGAACCGGTATGGCTACCGGACTCTTCCTCGCCTCGTCCCGGAGAAGCAGTTTGAAGTCCTTTTGTCCAAACTCTACAAAAACCCTGAAGGTGCCACGCAGCTAAATCAGTGGTTCTTAAAAGACAACAATGCGGTCCCACCCATCTACGTGCTTCAGCCAATCACTACTCACTTCCCCCACTACAGCGACCTCCGACCTGAGAGTGGTCCGCAGCGTGACAACAACCTCCTCTCCTGGCGTTTCACAGAGACTCAACTGTTGCAGCTCCTACGCTCCGCCGCTACGGACGCCGAGGCAGCTGGTGACATCACAGCGGAGCAGAAACAACACTTCTTCACATCAG TCACAGAGCAAGAATTCGAGCAGGGTTTGTGGAAGGATAGCAGCGAACCATCGGCTTTGCTTTTTGTGCGAGAGATTCCCCACCAAAGGGTGAAGGACGGTCCCAAACGTCTCGCCAAATACATGAACCTGACTGCCGATGGCCTGCTGGACGCAGAAGCTCAGGGACTCCTCACCGGCCTCAAATCCCGCCTCTACGCCACACTGCAGCAGATCCTCAACCTGAACTGTGTGGAGCTCAGCAAAGGAAGCATCAACCCCAAACGTAAAGAGCACGCACAGTACCTGGACATTGTCTGCGAGCAGTTTGTCTCGCAGATGAAAGCCAGGATCGGAGTGGTGGTCAATTCGCCCatggagagaaggcagaagaAGATTTGGGGAAGCATCaatgaagaaaaggaggaaatcTCTGACTGTGTGGTTGAAGAGGTTGGACGGCACGTTGCCATGAGTACCGAGTTGTGCAGAGGTCTCTACTGCAGGGAGGGTCTTTTGGGTAAGCTTTGCTGCGCCATTTGGGAATCTACCAACGTGCAACATGGCCCGCTGGTGGTGCATGGGGCTGCTGGGATGGGGAAGACAACTTTGCTGTGCAAAGTGGCGCAGGAGATGCGTAGCTTCCTTGATGACGAGGCGGTGGTGGTGATCAGGCTGCTGTCAGCTCATCATCCTCAGAGACCCAACATCGATAATGTCCTCCGTAGCACCTGCCTCCAGATCTGTTTGGCTTGTGGTTTGGTTCCGCCCTCGCCACTGACATCCAACACTCACCTGGAGCTGCTCCGGTTCTTCAGTAACGTCCTCACCGAGGTTTCCCAGCAGGGGAACACTCTGCTTATCATCCTTGATGCTCTGGATCAGCTCTCAGACCAACATCACGCTCACAAACTCCGCTGGATGCCTGACATCCTCCCACCCAACGTCTACCTTGTGGTTTCCATGAATACCAACAGTGAGGCGTTCGCTAACATGCGGCTAAAGTTGAAGAGTTTGGGGAATGTCTTTGAAGTGGAGTGTTTGTCTCGTGACGAAGGAAAACAGATGATAGAGTCGTATCTGCGAGAATCTAAGCGAACTTTGACCCCTGAGCAGAGCGACGCCATGCTGCAAAGCTTTGAGCTGACCGGCTGCCCTCTGCACCTCAAACTGATCCTGTCTGCAGCCAAACGCTGGACGTCCTTCACCCCGCCCACAGCAATACAGCTGGGGAccaacacacaggaagtgatgtcacagCTCTTCCTGATGTTGGAGGAGAAACATGGGAAGGAGCTGGTTGGCGGGGCCTTAGGGTACATCGCTCTGGCAAG GGAAGGTATGCTGGAGGCTGAACTGCGTGACGTCATGTCCCTGGataatgacatcatcagtgaggTGTACAGGCACTCCCTCCCTCCGACCCCCTCATTGATCCGGCTGCCCCCTCTCCTTTGGGCTCGACTCAGACGGGACCTTGAGGATCATCTGGAGGAGCGCTGGATGGGTGGGATCGCTGCCATCGCCTTCAACAACCG gCGTCTGTGCGAGGCGGTTTTAACCCGTTATCTGACATCAGAGCGGCGGGGGCGGAACCTCAGGATACTGGCAGAGTACTTCCTGGGTCGGTGGTCGGGGAAACTGAAGCCGGTGGCTCTGCCGGGTCTGTCACTACTCCTCTCTGACAGAAAG GTCCCGCCCCAGCCGTTGTGGTTTGCTCCAGGGTTGGCCAACGTCAGGAAGCTCCAGGAGCTGCCCTATCACCTTCTGCATGCTGGTCTGTGGGACGAGCTGCGACAGGAAGTCATCG GCAGTGCTGAGTGGCTGTACTGTAAGAGCAGGTTGTGTGGGGTATCCAGTGTGATCCAGGACCTGGACCAGTGCTCCCAGTACATGGACTGCACTGAGACCAGACTTCTCCGAGACACTCTGCTCCTGATCAAAGCCAGTCTGGACTTCCTGGAGGGTCACGTGG ACATGTCTCTGTTTTACACCGAGCTGTTGGCCAGACTCTGCTCCTTGGCTACGTCTTTCCCCTCTGTGATTGGCCGACTGTGTAGCCAATGTGAGGAGTGGTTACTGACGTGCCCCGAGCCAATCCTCCTTCCTAAGTGCAGTTTCCTGCAGCAGCCAGGGGGGGCGctacaacacacactgacaggacTGCAGGGAG GTGTGCTCTGTGTGGACATTAGTGTGGAGGCGGAGCTTCTGGTTGCAGGTTCAGATGGTGGCTTGGTGGTGATCTGGAGCCTCGCTGACCAGCAGTTCATACACTCACTCCTGGGACACACAG GTGCTGTTCTGTCTGTTAAAGTGGTTGACAGCCCCGCCCACTGCCTCTCATTGGCTGCTGACGGCTCTTTGAGGAGGTGGAGCCTGGTGGACGGCCAACAGCTGCTCTGCATCCAGGAGGCGGTGCCTGTTGACTCCGCCCCTTCCTCAGTACACCTCCACCTGTCTGAACAGCTGATCTTTGTTTACACCAGGACACAG ATGAAGGTGTGGAAGCTGGATGGAGCTGAgctcctcagcagcagcagcagcagtgatgatGACGGGTCGGTGATTCTAGGAGTTCTGGGAGAATCTGTAGTTTCTCTGTGTAGTTCTGGTCTCATCAGAACATCTCATCCTGTTAATGGAACTCAAACTGTGAAGACTCGGCTGGATAAGTCCAAGAGAAGTTTGACCCTTGTGAACTCTGTTAAGTTGCCAAAACGTGGGAAAGTGTTTGTGGTTTCTGAAGAAGGCTTCCTCTATCAG ATTTCCAGAACGGGGACACACACAGCCGTCACGTTTCCTCTGGTTCCTTCTTTGCTTTCAGTCACTGAAGATGAGAAAATCCTGATAGCAG GAAGGGATCGGACTCTGAGCCTCTTCAACATCGACAGAGACTCTGTGGACGGATTCCTCGACCTCCAACACGACGACAGCGTTTTGTCCGCCTGCGTCTCATCAGACTGCCGACTGCTCGTCTCAGGAGCAGCTGACCAACTCATACGA ATCTGGTCGATGACCACCGGTGCATTGTTGGACACGCTGAGCGGTTCAGACTCTCCTGTCACTTCAGTTGTTCTGTATCACGACTCTGTGATTTCAGCCTCGACGGCTGCAGCCAGCGTTAATCTGTGGAGTCTGAAATATGACACCCTCCACAAACCCACCGCCCACGTCCCTGCAGGATGCGCCCATGTTGCCGTCACTAAAGAGGCAGACCGGGTTTTCTACGTCCGACAGCAGAGCCAGACGGAGGTCATCAGCTGGAACAACAACACAG GTTCTCTATCGGAGCGTTTGGCTGTCTCTGCTGAGGTTTGCTGTCTGGAGTTAGCTCAGCACAAACGGCTGCTGTTCTGCGGTCTGTCCACCGGCACCGTCCTCATCTATCCGTTAGCCCTGACCCAGGAGACGCTCTGCATCCCCCCTCCAGAGAGCCTCTCCAGGGTGCTCTGCCTGGCCGTCAGTTCCCAGGAGAAGCACATGGCGGTGGCCTATGAggactctgtgtgtttgttcgaGATTACCACCAGAGACAGTTTCCCCACGGTGGAGGGACCCCTGGAGGGGTtccccctgtctctcctccatgCCCCACTGTCCTCCATGGCCCTACTGTCAGACTGCAGGCTGCTGTACGGGACGAGCTGCGGGGAGGTGAAGCTCTACGACTTCAGCAGCGGCAGTAGCTCTAGTCTGGAGCCTCATCGCAGCAGAGTCACCTGTGTGACGGCCAGTAACTGGGGGACCCACGCCCTGGTGGGCTCAGAGGACACCGTCCAGAGGCTGTGGGCCCTGAGCCCACTGGTGCTGGACCACACCATGGAGTACAGG GGTTTTTTCTTCGAAGGAatcctctctgctgctttctCTGACAGCGATCAGTTCGTCTTCACTGGGTCTCAGGACAGAACGGTCAAAGTGTGGGACGTCGTGACAG GAAACCTGCTGTACGTTCAGTACGTCTACTCCCCCGTCGTGAAGATGGTGACCTTCAGGAACGGCTTCGTGGCATTGTCTCAGCAGGGCTCCGTCATCAGAGAGGTGTTTCACTGCCCGGAGCACATCAGTCCGGACTACAACCCTCTGAGGAACGTCAAGGCCCAGTACCGGGTCTCTTCCAGGGACAAGAAGAACTGTGACGGCCAGCAGAGCCCCGGGTCCGACCTCCAGGACTACAACCCGGCCCAGTTAAACCTGAACCTCATGAGCATGCTCAGAGCCAAACCGTCCTCCACCTGTCTCATACTGTAG
- the pdzk1ip1 gene encoding PDZK1-interacting protein 1 isoform X2: MQATNCSEVPAQISSAKGPAMGTSCAAISCLLLSVGAVTAQTAQSQMSERALPQWLTGIIAVSGFLFLSFVGFLVKKAWCEKHNRIKTTVESVRENDYVITDENTYETSLDMVSKEDMNAYDNLVIDCTEDKVTTM; this comes from the exons ATGCAAGCTACAAACTGTTCAGAGGTTCCTGCCCAGATTAGTAG TGCCAAGGGACCAGCGATGGGAACATCTTGTGCAGCGATTTCCTGTTTGTTGCTGAGTGTGGGAGCGGTGACGGCCCAGACAG CTCAGTCTCAGATGAGTGAGCGTGCACTGCCTCAGTGGCTTACTGGCATCATCGCAGTCTCCggcttcctcttcctgtccttCGTCGGCTTCCTAGTGAAGAAGGCCTGGTGTGAGAAGCACAACAG GATCAAGACCACTGTGGAGTCGGTGAGAGAAAATGATTATGTCATTACAGACGAAAACACCTACGAGACCAGCCTGGACATGGTCAG CAAAGAAGACATGAACGCTTACGACAACCTGGTGATCGACTGCACTGAAGACAAGGTTACCACCATGTGA
- the pdzk1ip1 gene encoding PDZK1-interacting protein 1 isoform X1, with the protein MQATNCSEVPAQISSAKGPAMGTSCAAISCLLLSVGAVTAQTAQSQMSERALPQWLTGIIAVSGFLFLSFVGFLVKKAWCEKHNRIKTTVESVRENDYVITDENTYETSLDMVRSKEDMNAYDNLVIDCTEDKVTTM; encoded by the exons ATGCAAGCTACAAACTGTTCAGAGGTTCCTGCCCAGATTAGTAG TGCCAAGGGACCAGCGATGGGAACATCTTGTGCAGCGATTTCCTGTTTGTTGCTGAGTGTGGGAGCGGTGACGGCCCAGACAG CTCAGTCTCAGATGAGTGAGCGTGCACTGCCTCAGTGGCTTACTGGCATCATCGCAGTCTCCggcttcctcttcctgtccttCGTCGGCTTCCTAGTGAAGAAGGCCTGGTGTGAGAAGCACAACAG GATCAAGACCACTGTGGAGTCGGTGAGAGAAAATGATTATGTCATTACAGACGAAAACACCTACGAGACCAGCCTGGACATGGTCAG AAGCAAAGAAGACATGAACGCTTACGACAACCTGGTGATCGACTGCACTGAAGACAAGGTTACCACCATGTGA